Proteins encoded within one genomic window of Triticum aestivum cultivar Chinese Spring chromosome 2D, IWGSC CS RefSeq v2.1, whole genome shotgun sequence:
- the LOC123052385 gene encoding probable serine/threonine-protein kinase abkC codes for MPSSPRKDRGGTSVDNKQISQRRGKQKQSRRRLRTPHRRISVPIHPAAAAPRRASLGPVDRGSGPESPLRSALRGLGLVRPCVGGLSWGFGGGWHALRRPGAVNPMLRLLSVGERLLTTGTNRRAARLSQLSHASGYYATVRDNGLSTRRNIPPVFSRMFSHYKDIVRKKVEDHNYRKRFSRGYGSLSGAVSNSSARQQAQLTLKRPSHIYSYSGPRFPLLSRAACALTLSLTRSHIIPGVVALAFGKMALSQPVLADSRPCMPKMEGIVMRTRDTGELLSAMARSVWEGITLFIRAVHLAFLFFPATALAPFADSLSIEFRRRWLSLVRRTLEKAGPAFIKWGQWAATRPDLFPSDLCVELAKLHSGAPVHGFAYSKASIEKAFGRKLSEIFETFEENPVASGSIAQIHRATLKDRPDSNPTKKKKRDQHPVKHVAVKVRHPGVGESIKKDFLLINFMAKVSNAVPGLSWLRLDESVRQFAVFMMSQVDLSREASNLHRFRHNFRRWRHVSFPEPLYPLVHPAVLIESFENGESVARFVDETEGNSRMKKDLAHIGTYAFLKMLLEDNFIHADMHPGNILVRLNESKNKRKTFFRSKPHIVFLDVGMTAELSVADRDNLKQFFKAVAIRDGRTAAKCTLRLSDNQSCPNPAAFTEELDKTFTFWGTPEGDVFHPVECMHQLLDTVRRHKVNIDGNICTVMVTILVLEGWQRKLDPRFDIMETLKTLLIEKEVKQPPPDYFG; via the exons ATGCCCTCTTCTCCAAGAAAGGACCGAGGAGGCACCAGCGTGGACAACAAACAAATATCGCAAAGGAGGGGGAAGCAAAAGCAGAGCCGTCGTCGCCTCCGAACCCCACACCGCCGCATCTCAGTTCCAatccatcccgccgccgccgcgccgcgacgCGCCTCCCTCGGCCCCGTGGATCGCGGCTCCGGTCCCGAGTCTCCTCTCCGCTCCGCCCTCCGGGGGCTCGGTCTGGTCCGCCCTTGCGTGGGCGGGCTCTCCTGGGGTTTTGGCGGTGGCTGGCATGCTCTCCGGCGACCTGGTGCGGTGAACCCGATGCTGCGCCTACTGTCGGTCGGCGAGAg GCTGTTGACAACCGGAACAAATAGGCGGGCAGCCCGTTTGTCCCAGTTGAGTCACGCCAGTGGTTACTACGCAACAGTGAGGGACAATGGCTTGTCAACAAGGCGAAATATCCCGCCCGTCTTCTCTAGAATGTTCTCACATTACAAGGACATTGTCAGAAAGAAAGTTGAGGATCACAACTATAGAAAAAGGTTTTCCAGAGGCTATGGTTCCCTCTCTGGGGCAGTGTCAAATTCATCTGCAAGACAGCAAGCCCAATTGACGTTGAAGCGGCCCAGTCATATATACTCGTATAGTGGTCCCCGATTCCCGTTGCTGAGTCGAGCAGCCTGTGCGCTAACTCTGTCCTTAACGAGATCGCATATCATCCCTGGGGTCGTGGCTTTAGCTTTTGGGAAGATGGCATTGTCGCAGCCTGTCCTGGCAGACTCGCGGCCATGCATGCCCAAAATGGAAGGCATTGTCATGAGGACACGAGATACTGGCGAGTTGCTGTCAGCCATGGCTAGGTCAGTCTGGGAGGGTATCACTTTGTTTATAAGAGCAGTTCATTTGGCATTCCTGTTCTTCCCTGCAACTGCATTAGCTCCATTTGCTGATAGTTTAAGTATAGAATTTAGAAGAAGGTGGCTTTCTCTTGTACGTCGTACCCTTGAAAAGGCAGGGCCAGCATTCATTAAGTGGGGTCAATGGGCTGCAACTCGCCCTGATCTTTTTCCAAGTGATCTCTGTGTTGAGCTTGCAAAGCTTCACAGCGGAGCTCCGGTGCATGGCTTTGCTTACAGCAAAGCTTCTATTGAGAAGGCATTTGGCCGTAAGCTATCTGAAATATTTGAAACATTTGAAGAGAATCCTGTAGCTTCTGGAAGCATTGCACAAATACATCGGGCCACATTGAAAGATCGTCCTGACTCGAACCcgaccaaaaaaaagaaaagagatcaACATCCTGTAAAGCATGTTGCAGTTAAGGTGAGGCATCCTGGTGTGGGGGAATCAATCAAGAAGGACTTCTTACTCATcaattttatggcaaaagtttcgAATGCCGTCCCTGGATTGAGCTGGCTAAGGCTGGATGAGAGCGTCCGCCAGTTTGCAGTTTTCATGATGTCTCAAGTTGACCTTTCTAGGGAAGCTTCTAATTTGCATCGTTTCAGACACAACTTCCGTAGATGGAGACATGTTTCATTCCCAGAACCATTGTACCCACTTGTCCATCCAGCTGTCCTTATCGAGTCATTTGAGAATGGAGAAAGTGTTGCTCGTTTTGTGGATGAAACTGAAGGAAATTCTCGGATGAAGAAGGACCTTGCCCACATTGGGACATATGCATTCTTGAAGATGCTTCTG GAGGACAATTTTATTCACGCGGATATGCACCCGGGAAACATTCTTGTCCGTCTAAACGAGAGCAAGAATAAGAGGAAAACGTTTTTCAGATCTAAGCCCCATATTGTTTTTCTTGATGTTGGCATGACTGCTGAGCTCTCAGTAGCTGACCGTGATAACTTAAAACAATTCTTCAAGGCGGTTGCTATCAGAGATGGTCGTACGGCTGCTAAGTGTACGTTACGATTATCAGATAACCAGAGCTGTCCAAATCCAGCAGCCTTTACTGAG GAATTGGATAAGACATTTACGTTCTGGGGAACACCGGAGGGAGACGTATTTCATCCTGTCGAATGCATGCATCAATTGCTCGACACAGTTCGTCGCCACAAAGTCAACATTGATGGCAACATCTGTACTGTAATGGTGACAATTTTGGTTCTTGAG GGGTGGCAACGCAAGCTAGACCCACGCTTTGATATCATGGAAACATTGAAGACTCTACTAATAGAGAAGGAAGTTAAACAACCACCACCAGATTATTTTGGATAA